A genomic segment from Actinoplanes sichuanensis encodes:
- a CDS encoding aspartate aminotransferase family protein, which translates to MTDRSPADVDALSNTARDHLWMHFTRLSAYQSAPVPVITRGDGCYVWDSTGRRYLDGLSALFVVQTGHGRQELADAAAKQASELAYFPIWSYAHPKAIELAARLADLAPGDLNRVFFTTGGSEAVESAWKLARSYFKRVGKPLKTKVISRAVAYHGSSMGALSITGIPPFKQDFEPLVPSTMRVPNTNYYRRPDENMTPEQFGIWAADRIAEQIEFEGPDTVAAVYLEPVQNAGGCFPPPPGYFQRVREICDRYDVLLVSDEVICAFGRLGEYFGADKYGYQPDIITVAKGLTSGYVPLGAMIASDRLAEPFLSGTNWFAHGITYGGHPVGSAVALANLDIMEREGLNQHVRENSPLFRSYLERLLDLPIVGDVRGDGYFFGIEMVKDKATKETFNADESERLLRGFLSQALFEAGLYCRADDRGDPVIQLAPPLTATETQFAEIEQILRSVLTEAQKLL; encoded by the coding sequence GTGACAGACCGATCACCCGCTGACGTGGACGCACTGTCCAACACCGCCCGAGACCACCTCTGGATGCACTTCACCCGCCTCTCGGCCTACCAGAGCGCCCCGGTCCCGGTGATCACCCGCGGTGACGGCTGCTATGTCTGGGACTCCACCGGACGCCGCTACCTGGACGGCCTGTCCGCCCTGTTCGTGGTGCAGACCGGGCACGGCCGGCAGGAGCTGGCCGACGCCGCCGCCAAGCAGGCGTCCGAGCTGGCCTACTTCCCGATCTGGTCGTACGCCCACCCGAAGGCGATCGAACTGGCCGCCCGTCTCGCCGACCTGGCGCCCGGCGACCTGAACCGGGTCTTCTTCACCACCGGCGGCTCGGAGGCCGTCGAGTCGGCGTGGAAACTGGCCCGCTCCTACTTCAAGCGGGTCGGCAAGCCGCTCAAGACCAAGGTGATCTCCCGGGCCGTCGCCTACCACGGCAGCTCGATGGGTGCCCTGTCGATCACCGGCATCCCGCCGTTCAAGCAGGACTTCGAGCCGCTCGTACCGTCGACGATGCGGGTGCCGAACACCAACTACTACCGGCGCCCCGACGAGAACATGACGCCCGAGCAGTTCGGGATCTGGGCCGCCGACCGGATCGCCGAGCAGATCGAGTTCGAGGGCCCGGACACGGTCGCCGCCGTCTACCTGGAGCCGGTGCAGAACGCCGGCGGCTGCTTCCCGCCGCCGCCCGGTTACTTCCAGCGGGTCCGCGAGATCTGCGACCGCTACGACGTGCTGCTCGTCTCCGACGAGGTGATCTGCGCGTTCGGCCGCCTCGGCGAGTACTTCGGCGCCGACAAGTACGGCTACCAGCCCGACATCATCACCGTCGCCAAGGGCCTGACCTCCGGTTACGTCCCGCTCGGCGCGATGATCGCCTCGGACCGCCTGGCCGAGCCGTTCCTGTCCGGCACCAACTGGTTCGCGCACGGCATCACCTACGGCGGCCACCCGGTCGGCTCCGCGGTCGCGCTGGCCAACCTCGACATCATGGAACGGGAAGGCCTCAACCAGCACGTCCGCGAGAACAGCCCGCTCTTCCGTTCCTACCTGGAGCGCCTGCTGGACCTGCCGATCGTCGGCGACGTCCGCGGCGACGGCTACTTCTTCGGCATCGAGATGGTCAAGGACAAGGCGACGAAGGAGACCTTCAACGCCGACGAATCCGAGCGCCTGCTCCGCGGTTTCCTCTCGCAGGCCCTCTTCGAGGCGGGCCTCTACTGCCGGGCCGACGACCGCGGCGACCCGGTGATCCAGCTGGCGCCGCCGCTGACCGCGACGGAGACCCAGTTCGCCGAGATCGAACAGATCCTCCGTTCGGTCCTGACCGAAGCCCAGAAGCTCCTCTGA
- a CDS encoding ABC transporter permease, translating to MNGRGVRLMQVYTWMLIGWLILPISVMILFGFNNPSGRYNQTWQGFTFKWYKDVFALEALTDALVTSLLVAVLTALIAGALGTGIGYALGRFQFRGAGGLNLLMFAAISSPELVMGSSLLSLFVSMGASLGAVTITIAHVMFSVSFVAIVVRARVVTLDRSLEEAAADLGATGWTTFWKVIFPIILPAVMSGVMLAFALSIDDFVITNFTAGTTETFPLWIWGATRVGLPPQVNVMGTMIFAAGVLFAVISNVRSRSKKKVAA from the coding sequence ATGAACGGCCGCGGCGTCCGCCTCATGCAGGTCTACACCTGGATGCTGATCGGCTGGCTGATCCTGCCGATCTCGGTGATGATCCTGTTCGGGTTCAACAATCCGAGCGGCCGGTACAACCAGACCTGGCAGGGCTTCACGTTCAAGTGGTACAAGGACGTGTTCGCCCTGGAGGCGCTCACCGACGCGCTGGTCACGTCGTTGCTCGTCGCGGTGCTGACCGCGCTGATCGCCGGCGCGCTGGGCACCGGCATCGGCTACGCGCTGGGCCGCTTCCAGTTCCGCGGTGCCGGCGGCCTGAACCTGCTGATGTTCGCCGCGATCTCCTCGCCCGAGCTGGTGATGGGTTCGTCGCTGCTCAGCCTGTTCGTGTCGATGGGTGCCTCGCTCGGCGCGGTGACCATCACCATCGCCCACGTGATGTTCTCGGTGTCGTTCGTCGCGATCGTGGTCCGGGCCCGGGTGGTCACCCTGGACCGATCCCTCGAGGAGGCGGCGGCGGACCTGGGCGCGACCGGGTGGACCACCTTCTGGAAGGTGATCTTCCCGATCATCCTGCCGGCCGTCATGTCCGGCGTGATGCTCGCGTTCGCGCTGTCCATCGACGACTTCGTGATCACCAACTTCACCGCGGGAACCACCGAGACGTTCCCGCTGTGGATCTGGGGTGCCACCCGTGTCGGCCTGCCGCCGCAGGTGAACGTGATGGGGACGATGATCTTCGCGGCCGGCGTGCTGTTCGCGGTGATCTCCAACGTCCGCTCGCGGTCGAAGAAGAAGGTCGCCGCGTAA